In the genome of Vicia villosa cultivar HV-30 ecotype Madison, WI linkage group LG7, Vvil1.0, whole genome shotgun sequence, one region contains:
- the LOC131618953 gene encoding uncharacterized protein LOC131618953, with protein sequence MAGRVVLINSVINALPIYTLSFYKAPRKVLQEMCSIQRKFLWGGGDLKCSICLVSWDTVCKSREEGGLGVKNLEIMNVALLSKWKWIILTEKDAVWRDLLVARYGNIKLKVLVGDSSVVHKNDSVWWRDLIISDNYEKLLLENFTSVVQVIVGNGVSTPFWYANWSGQRSLMEEFPTLFSLANNHLSSFFSAGFLVNNGWNWALPELFQEDSIAFRLAANDGEGVSQSAAVVESHRGTEEPQRAGSEEAAAIGSAAGSAAVRRSLCQLKQLLRTFVLQQAESDLFYWQEELDGIFSVKSCYVFLNNKLSGEVVAANRVRALSHLWKVKVPSKILFFAWRFIHNRIATRDHLVRRGILMEGRDSFCVFCSKEEESRDHLFSNCVVSIRVWRRVYMWLGVGDILSFDEFVDFFFNCEKINYLSKKAILSVVWLATIWTLWNKRNAIIFKDESFSFIECMSEITISSWHWLGSFYKKVPVCNFFGWNTQPLLCFSL encoded by the coding sequence ATGGCGGGGAGAGTTGTTCTCATCAACTCGGTCATTAATGCCTTACCAATCTACACGCTTTCTTTTTATAAGGCTCCTAGGAAGGTGTTACAAGAGATGTGTTCGATTCAACGCAAGTTCCTTTGGGGAGGTGGAGATCTCAAATGTTCTATTTGTTTGGTTAGTTGGGATACGGTGTGTAAGTCTCGAGAAGAAGGAGGGTTGGGAGTAAAAAATCTTGAAATTATGAATGTGGCTTTGCTTAGCAAATGGAAATGGATAATTTTAACGGAAAAAGATGCGGTGTGGAGAGATCTGTTGGTTGCAAGGTATGGTAACATAAAGCTTAAGGTTTTGGTTGGAGATTCATCGGTGGTGCATAAAAACGACTCGGTGTGGTGGAGAGATTTAATCATCTCAGACAACTATGAAAAGCTTCTTCTGGAAAACTTTACTAGTGTTGTTCAAGTTATTGTTGGCAATGGAGTTTCAACGCCGTTTTGGTATGCTAATTGGTCTGGGCAGCGGTCGTTGATGGAGGAATTTCCGACTCTGTTTTCTTTGGCTAACAACCACCTCTCCAGTTTTTTTTCTGCAGGTTTTTTGGTCAACAATGGTTGGAATTGGGCCCTGCCAGAGCTGTTCCAGGAGGACAGTATAGCTTTCAGGCTGGCTGCGAACGATGGAGAAGGGGTTAGCCAATCCGCGGCTGTGGTTGAGAGTCACAGGGGCACGGAGGAGCCGCAGAGAGCTGGCTCTGAGGAGGCGGCAGCGATCGGCTCAGCAGCTGGCAGCGCTGCTGTTCGGCGGTCTCTTTGTCAGCTGAAACAGCTTCTCCGGACTTTTGTACTTCAGCAGGCTGAGTCAGATTTGTTCTATTGGCAAGAGGAGTTGGATGGTATTTTTTCGGTTAAGTCTTGCTATGTCTTCCTCAATAACAAGTTGTCGGGTGAGGTGGTGGCTGCGAATAGAGTTCGTGCTCTCTCTCATCTTTGGAAAGTTAAGGTTCCCTCTAAAATTCTTTTCTTTGCTTGGAGATTTATTCACAACCGTATAGCTACTCGTGATCATTTAGTGAGACGTGGTATTTTGATGGAGGGTAGGGAttctttttgtgttttttgttcGAAGGAGGAAGAATCTCGGGATCATCTTTTTTCGAATTGTGTTGTTTCGATTAGAGTTTGGCGCCGAGTTTATATGTGGCTTGGAGTTGGGGACATTTTGTCTTTTGATGAGTTTGTTGATTTCTTCTTTAATTGTGAGAAGATTAATTATCTCTCCAAGAAAGCTATCTTGTCGGTTGTTTGGCTTGCAACGATTTGGACTTTGTGGAACAAGCGCAATGCCATTATATTCAAAGATGAGTCCTTTAGTTTCATAGAGTGTATGTCGGAGATTACTATTTCGTCGTGGCATTGGTTAGGTTCTTTCTATAAGAAGGTGccggtttgtaattttttcgGTTGGAACACTCAACCTTTATTGTGTTTTTCGTTGTAA